The following proteins are encoded in a genomic region of bacterium:
- a CDS encoding antibiotic biosynthesis monooxygenase, whose translation MFIAMNRFRIAPGFEDTFVQMWRERDSRLQDVPGFRQFNLLRGESRPEATIFISHSTWESRQAFLDWTESDAFKQAHAKARAPEGTYLGPPQFEGYEVAL comes from the coding sequence ATGTTCATCGCCATGAACCGCTTCCGCATCGCCCCCGGATTCGAGGATACCTTCGTGCAGATGTGGCGCGAGCGCGATTCCCGCCTGCAGGACGTCCCCGGCTTCCGCCAGTTCAACCTGCTGCGCGGCGAATCGCGCCCCGAGGCGACGATCTTCATCTCGCATTCGACCTGGGAGTCGCGCCAGGCGTTCCTCGACTGGACCGAGTCCGACGCCTTCAAGCAGGCGCACGCGAAGGCCCGCGCCCCGGAAGGCACCTACCTGGGTCCGCCGCAGTTCGAGGGCTACGAAGTGGCGCTCTAG
- a CDS encoding carboxypeptidase regulatory-like domain-containing protein, whose protein sequence is MDWTYTLTSDDAALRKLSLEYSTYNLPMYNGDFPQGITNGAAWYVALGTLQDWSYDQTGCIDTTIEVSNTKWPAASTLATFWNENRESMMHYVKSARYGVNGVVTSAETGDPVNATVTVTGNTKTVRTDPTHGDYYKLLATGTYQLTFSSPGYITQTVSNVAVTWGTPTVLNVQMQPTANGDLSGQVLAVGGAPLAAQVQVFTHPLNSLAASVTANAAGVFTVNNLEYGDYRLAYTFSGYAAEDQIVTVNAATVNAPTVYMAHSITITPFSANFDDGQATGWTGTWGVLAPGADATAYEMTDSPVGSYVSNSTKYCTMAAGADLSDLLSGNLTYRAKWNLEANWDGVQLQVSVGGGAWTPVAATRTQTASGQGVQLTGTWYEGAQAAWVTETVSLAPWLGQSDVRFQFVLRSDTSLNYDGFHFDSFLIQGVGTDPYSGTGNLPAMTQLTGVQPNPFNPAATVRFELARAGRALVRVYDLSGRLVRTLADEARPAGAQSVVWNGLDDAGQPAASGVYLVRLSADGVEQSLKASLVK, encoded by the coding sequence GTGGACTGGACCTACACGCTGACTTCCGACGATGCCGCCCTGCGCAAGTTGAGCCTCGAGTACTCGACCTACAACCTGCCCATGTACAACGGCGATTTCCCCCAGGGGATCACGAACGGCGCCGCTTGGTACGTGGCGCTCGGCACCCTGCAGGACTGGAGCTACGACCAGACGGGGTGCATCGATACGACCATCGAGGTCTCCAACACGAAGTGGCCTGCCGCCAGCACCCTGGCGACGTTCTGGAACGAGAACCGCGAAAGCATGATGCACTACGTCAAGTCCGCCCGGTACGGCGTCAACGGCGTGGTCACCTCGGCCGAGACGGGCGACCCGGTGAACGCAACCGTCACCGTGACCGGCAACACCAAGACCGTGCGCACCGACCCGACACACGGCGACTACTACAAGCTGCTCGCCACGGGCACCTACCAGTTGACGTTCAGTTCGCCGGGGTACATCACGCAGACGGTCAGCAATGTGGCCGTGACCTGGGGCACGCCGACGGTGCTCAACGTCCAGATGCAGCCGACCGCCAACGGCGACCTGAGCGGCCAGGTGCTGGCCGTGGGCGGCGCGCCGCTGGCCGCGCAGGTGCAGGTCTTCACCCACCCGCTGAACTCGCTCGCGGCGAGCGTGACGGCCAATGCGGCCGGCGTCTTCACCGTGAACAACCTCGAGTACGGCGACTACCGGCTGGCCTACACCTTCAGCGGCTACGCTGCGGAAGACCAGATCGTGACCGTCAACGCGGCCACGGTGAACGCGCCGACCGTCTACATGGCCCACTCGATCACCATCACGCCGTTCTCCGCGAACTTCGACGACGGGCAGGCCACCGGCTGGACCGGTACCTGGGGCGTGCTCGCGCCGGGCGCCGACGCCACGGCCTACGAGATGACCGACAGCCCGGTCGGCAGCTATGTCAGCAATTCGACGAAGTACTGCACGATGGCTGCCGGCGCCGACCTCTCGGACCTGTTGTCGGGCAACCTGACCTACCGCGCCAAGTGGAACCTCGAGGCGAACTGGGACGGCGTGCAGCTGCAGGTGTCGGTGGGCGGCGGCGCCTGGACACCGGTGGCCGCCACGCGCACCCAGACGGCCAGCGGGCAGGGCGTGCAGCTGACCGGCACCTGGTACGAAGGCGCGCAGGCCGCCTGGGTGACCGAGACCGTGAGCCTGGCGCCCTGGTTGGGCCAGAGCGATGTGCGCTTCCAGTTCGTGCTGCGCTCGGACACGTCGCTCAACTACGACGGCTTCCACTTCGACTCGTTCCTGATCCAGGGCGTGGGCACCGACCCCTACAGCGGCACCGGCAACCTGCCGGCGATGACGCAGCTCACGGGCGTGCAGCCGAACCCGTTCAACCCGGCCGCCACGGTCCGCTTCGAGCTGGCGCGCGCCGGCCGGGCCCTGGTCCGTGTCTACGACCTGTCGGGCCGCCTGGTGCGCACCCTGGCGGACGAAGCCCGTCCGGCCGGGGCGCAGTCGGTGGTCTGGAACGGCCTGGACGATGCGGGACAGCCCGCCGCCAGCGGCGTCTACCTGGTGAGGCTCTCGGCCGACGGCGTCGAGCAGTCGCTGAAGGCTTCGCTCGTCAAGTAG
- the tadA gene encoding Flp pilus assembly complex ATPase component TadA: protein GVLAPADLDYALRVHTKLANPRPLVSVLQDLGLVTPEILRETLTRNRVKLRLGTLLLELGVISEPDLQAAIALQKDSRGRKLGEVLVENHFLTEDELLKVLSAQVGFPYLDMDRIPVDRALLAPFKSGWFTRNQALPFRGPDGALMLAVADPLVSEPPNEATRILGQSVVPCLVRRHVLEQAVRAMAPVPDSVARLENEGVQVQAVQRIIAEAIEQKASDIHIEPMSDRLRIRFRQDGVLVQHADLPLESARALTSRIKVLAGADIAERRRHQDGRMLFEHEGANLDLRVSFYSTIHGEKIVLRLLNNRSKLLDINDIGMAPRRDPAPYRASGSRRHRHRRDPRPVLGRHGDPGGAHRTQGADDVPHRGFHRRPPAPVAHGHRGVPDLVHGGQRPGPEAVAARVPQLPAGPRADAGRGAAARLPAQGCHPHDLRARHRLRRLPLPGLPRAHRRLRTADPQRAGQGCAHPAAHQLRDPSHQRREHRPRVAPGRRHLQGERGTDLVRGDHPHAAPAGEAAAAAGTAPVAGGAAMSGGRSLLAMIEERIAAGDYRLPARSSVAAELHTLTADPDFEMTRVIGLVTGDAALTGEILRVANSALYTGLSKVATVREAVVRLGSAQVFRLAMQTCEKEQYHACAPVLNRFMEPLWQHAVGVAHGSAWLARKLGYRDLEQTAFVAGLLHDVGKLLLVMVIDDVFSAEQIDGGLTDQLIREILESAHVTCGFELARSWGLPEEYGRIIRDHHRDDLSQGGTLINLVALSDKACRRLGLGIDSEPSLVLAVTDEAATLGAGDIVLAQLLVALEDVQAECADPEGAAR, encoded by the coding sequence GCGCAACCGCGTCAAGCTGCGCCTGGGAACCCTCCTGCTCGAACTCGGGGTGATCAGCGAACCCGACCTGCAGGCCGCCATCGCGCTGCAGAAGGACTCGCGCGGGCGCAAGCTCGGCGAGGTGCTCGTCGAGAACCACTTCCTGACCGAAGACGAGCTGTTGAAGGTGCTGTCGGCACAGGTCGGCTTCCCGTACCTCGACATGGACCGGATTCCCGTCGACCGGGCGCTGCTGGCACCGTTCAAGTCGGGCTGGTTCACGCGCAACCAGGCCTTGCCGTTCCGCGGTCCCGACGGGGCGCTGATGCTGGCCGTGGCCGACCCGCTGGTGAGCGAGCCGCCCAACGAAGCCACCCGCATCCTCGGCCAGTCGGTGGTGCCCTGCCTGGTCCGCCGCCACGTGCTGGAGCAGGCCGTGCGCGCCATGGCGCCGGTGCCGGATTCCGTGGCCAGGCTCGAGAACGAAGGCGTGCAGGTCCAGGCTGTCCAGCGGATCATTGCCGAGGCCATCGAGCAGAAGGCCAGCGACATCCACATCGAACCGATGAGCGACCGCCTCCGCATCCGCTTCCGGCAGGACGGCGTGCTCGTGCAACATGCGGACCTGCCGCTGGAATCGGCGCGGGCGCTCACCAGCCGCATCAAGGTGCTGGCCGGTGCGGACATTGCCGAGCGCCGCAGGCACCAGGACGGTCGCATGCTGTTCGAGCACGAGGGCGCGAACCTCGACCTGCGCGTCTCGTTCTATTCGACCATCCACGGCGAGAAGATCGTGCTGCGACTCCTCAACAACCGCAGCAAGCTTCTGGACATCAATGACATCGGCATGGCGCCGCGAAGAGACCCTGCGCCATATCGTGCGTCAGGATCCCGACGTCATCGTCATCGGCGAGATCCGCGACCGGTTCTCGGCCGACACGGCGATCCAGGCGGCGCTCACCGGACACAAGGTGCTGACGACGTTCCACACCGAGGATTCCATCGGCGGCCTCCTGCGCCTGTTGCACATGGACATCGAGGCGTTCCTGATCTCGTCCACGGTGGTCAGCGTCCTGGCCCAGAGGCTGTTGCGGCGCGTGTGCCCCAGCTGCCGGCAGGACCACGTGCTGACGCCGGACGAGGTGCGGCGGCTCGGCTACCAGCCCAAGGATGTCACCCGCATGACCTTCGCGCGCGGCACCGGCTGCGCCGACTGCCGCTACCTGGGCTACCGCGGGCGCATCGCCGTCTTCGAACTGCTGATCCTCAACGAGCCGGTCAAGGATGCGCTCATCCAGCGGCGCACCAGCTACGAGATCCGTCGCATCAGCGTCGAGAGCACCGGCCTCGTGTCGCTCCTGGAAGACGGCATCTACAAGGCGAGCGAGGGACAGACCTCGTTCGAGGAGATCATCCGCACGCTGCCCCGGCTGGCGAAGCCGCGGCCGCTGCAGGAACTGCACCGGTTGCAGGGGGTGCTGCGATGAGCGGGGGACGTTCGCTGCTTGCCATGATCGAGGAACGCATCGCCGCCGGCGACTACCGCCTGCCCGCGCGGAGCAGCGTTGCCGCGGAGCTCCACACGCTGACCGCAGACCCGGACTTCGAGATGACCAGGGTCATCGGACTGGTAACGGGTGATGCCGCCCTCACCGGCGAGATCCTGAGGGTGGCCAACAGCGCCCTTTACACGGGCCTGTCGAAGGTTGCCACGGTGAGAGAGGCCGTCGTGCGCCTGGGGTCGGCCCAGGTCTTCCGGCTCGCGATGCAGACGTGCGAGAAGGAACAGTACCATGCCTGCGCGCCGGTGCTGAACCGCTTCATGGAGCCGCTCTGGCAGCACGCGGTGGGAGTGGCGCACGGTTCGGCCTGGCTGGCGCGGAAGCTCGGCTACCGGGACCTGGAGCAGACGGCATTCGTCGCCGGACTCCTGCACGATGTGGGCAAGCTGCTGCTCGTCATGGTCATCGACGATGTCTTCTCGGCAGAACAGATCGACGGCGGCCTGACCGACCAGCTGATACGCGAGATCCTCGAGTCGGCCCACGTCACGTGCGGATTCGAATTGGCCAGGAGCTGGGGACTTCCCGAGGAATACGGCCGCATCATCCGCGACCACCATCGGGACGACCTGAGCCAGGGCGGCACGCTCATCAACCTGGTCGCGCTTTCCGACAAGGCCTGCCGACGCCTCGGCCTGGGTATCGACAGTGAGCCGTCGCTGGTGCTCGCGGTGACCGACGAGGCGGCAACGCTCGGCGCCGGCGATATCGTCCTGGCGCAGCTGCTCGTGGCCCTGGAGGACGTACAGGCGGAATGCGCGGATCCCGAGGGGGCTGCCCGCTGA